One Desulfovibrio fairfieldensis genomic window carries:
- a CDS encoding glycoside hydrolase family 57 protein, translating into MPALCLCYEVHEPYRLCRYTVFDMGQNSLYEDDDHNCDALLLTARTCYLPMNDLLLKLIRRHGKAFKVAFSISGTALDQFEQYAPEVVESFQALADTGNVEFVAETAPHSLAFLYSRDEFDIQVREQCERIKRLFGKKPTTFRNTEFVYNNDLPVALEKLGFKAVLAEGADHVLGWRSPNYVYRPISTPRMRLLLRNSSLSTDIGLRFNDQGWDQWPLTAEKYASWCHSFAASSEIINIFNDYHSFGLRNPRESGIFDFMEALPAALLAHKDFHFVTPAEAARKIDAVGEVDVPEFMSWDDEGRDLTAWLGNDMQKDAIHTLYALAPRVRKVGAPDLARDFERLQTSDHFHYISTKWFADFLSDRPNPFDSPYDAYITYMNVLADFEMRLTAMEEAATEAGKTTRKTPRTTATGTAGKKRAAPAAKAGGAKKKTSA; encoded by the coding sequence ATGCCAGCGCTCTGCCTTTGCTATGAAGTTCACGAACCGTACCGGCTCTGCCGTTACACGGTTTTTGATATGGGACAAAACTCACTTTACGAGGACGACGACCACAACTGCGACGCCCTGCTGCTCACGGCCCGCACCTGCTATCTGCCCATGAACGACCTGCTGCTCAAGCTGATCCGCCGTCACGGCAAGGCCTTCAAGGTGGCTTTTTCCATCTCGGGCACGGCCCTGGACCAGTTCGAGCAGTACGCGCCCGAGGTGGTGGAGAGCTTCCAGGCCCTGGCCGATACCGGCAACGTGGAATTTGTGGCCGAAACAGCGCCCCACTCCCTGGCCTTTCTCTACTCCCGGGATGAATTCGACATCCAGGTCAGGGAACAGTGCGAGCGGATCAAGCGGCTTTTCGGCAAAAAGCCCACGACCTTCCGCAATACGGAGTTCGTCTACAACAACGACCTGCCCGTGGCTCTGGAAAAGTTGGGTTTCAAGGCCGTGCTGGCCGAGGGCGCGGACCATGTGCTGGGCTGGCGCAGCCCCAATTATGTCTACAGACCGATTTCCACGCCCCGGATGCGTCTTTTGCTGCGCAACTCGTCCCTGTCCACGGACATCGGCCTGCGCTTCAATGATCAGGGCTGGGACCAGTGGCCGCTCACGGCGGAAAAGTACGCCTCCTGGTGCCACAGCTTTGCCGCTTCGTCCGAAATCATCAACATCTTCAACGATTACCATTCCTTCGGCCTGCGCAATCCCCGGGAGTCGGGCATTTTCGACTTTATGGAAGCCCTGCCCGCCGCCCTGCTGGCCCACAAGGATTTCCACTTCGTGACGCCCGCCGAAGCGGCCAGGAAAATCGACGCCGTGGGCGAGGTGGACGTGCCCGAATTCATGTCCTGGGACGACGAGGGGCGCGACCTCACGGCCTGGCTGGGCAACGACATGCAGAAGGACGCCATCCACACGCTCTATGCCCTGGCCCCGCGCGTGCGTAAGGTGGGGGCGCCGGATCTCGCGCGCGACTTTGAGCGCTTGCAAACGTCGGATCATTTCCATTATATCTCAACAAAATGGTTCGCCGACTTCCTGTCCGACCGGCCCAATCCCTTCGACAGTCCGTATGACGCCTACATTACCTATATGAATGTGCTGGCCGACTTTGAGATGCGCCTGACCGCGATGGAAGAAGCGGCGACCGAAGCCGGAAAAACAACAAGAAAAACACCCCGGACAACGGCAACGGGAACCGCCGGAAAAAAGAGGGCCGCTCCCGCCGCCAAGGCCGGAGGCGCAAAGAAAAAAACATCCGCCTGA
- a CDS encoding glycosyltransferase family 4 protein: MRVLMFGWEFPPHISGGLGTACYGMTQALAKKGAQIIFVLPRVGAGGQNGFLRLESASGTPISEEAAERMTRAGQDVWQDNIRFMAVSSPLTPYITPQGYAESLNWLTRTPGGTDLRTWSGAPFTFQLKGGYGPDLMSEVRRFSRLAATIAMRESYDVIHVHDWMTYPAGMLAQTLTGKPLVAHIHATEYDRSGENINEQVAAIERAGLLAADLVVAVSRLTRKTVIERYGVPPEKVVVVYNAVARHEVERRYEIPPRIRHEKRVLFLGRVTFQKGPEYFMEAARLVLQKIPNARFFMAGSGDMLPQLIRRAGQLRIGHRFHFAGFLRGEQVDRMFALSDLYVMPSVSEPFGITPLEAMLYDVPVLLSRQSGVSEVLEHALKADFWDTRDMADKICAVLRYPCLAAELVKNCREEMKSIRWENAADQLMAVYRNVSGGN; encoded by the coding sequence ATGCGAGTGCTTATGTTCGGCTGGGAATTTCCGCCGCATATCAGCGGCGGCCTGGGCACGGCCTGCTACGGCATGACCCAGGCTCTGGCCAAAAAAGGCGCACAGATAATCTTTGTGTTGCCGCGTGTCGGCGCGGGCGGGCAGAACGGTTTCCTGCGGCTGGAGTCGGCCTCGGGCACGCCCATCAGCGAAGAGGCGGCGGAGCGCATGACCCGTGCCGGACAGGACGTCTGGCAGGACAACATCCGTTTCATGGCCGTGTCCAGCCCGCTTACCCCATATATCACCCCGCAGGGCTACGCCGAATCCCTGAACTGGCTGACCCGCACGCCCGGCGGCACGGATCTGCGCACTTGGTCCGGCGCGCCCTTCACCTTTCAGCTCAAGGGCGGCTACGGCCCGGACCTGATGAGCGAAGTACGCCGCTTCAGCCGTCTGGCCGCGACCATCGCCATGCGCGAAAGCTACGACGTGATCCACGTCCATGACTGGATGACCTATCCCGCGGGCATGCTGGCCCAAACCCTGACCGGCAAACCCCTGGTGGCCCACATTCACGCCACGGAATACGACCGCAGCGGCGAAAACATCAATGAGCAGGTGGCGGCCATCGAGCGCGCGGGCCTGCTGGCCGCCGACCTGGTGGTGGCCGTGAGCCGCCTGACCCGCAAGACCGTCATCGAACGCTACGGCGTGCCACCGGAAAAGGTAGTGGTGGTCTACAACGCCGTGGCCCGGCATGAAGTGGAACGCCGCTACGAAATTCCGCCGCGCATCCGCCATGAAAAACGGGTGCTCTTTCTGGGTCGGGTCACGTTCCAGAAGGGGCCGGAATACTTCATGGAGGCGGCCCGCCTGGTGCTGCAAAAAATTCCCAACGCGCGCTTTTTCATGGCCGGCAGCGGCGACATGCTGCCTCAGCTCATCCGCCGCGCGGGACAGTTGCGCATCGGACACCGTTTCCACTTCGCCGGTTTTCTGCGCGGCGAACAAGTGGACCGCATGTTCGCCTTGAGCGATCTCTACGTCATGCCCTCGGTGTCCGAGCCCTTCGGCATCACGCCGCTGGAGGCCATGCTTTACGACGTGCCCGTGCTGCTCTCGCGCCAGTCCGGCGTGTCCGAGGTGCTGGAGCACGCGCTCAAGGCCGATTTCTGGGACACCCGCGACATGGCCGACAAAATCTGCGCGGTTCTGCGTTACCCCTGCCTGGCTGCGGAATTGGTAAAAAACTGCCGGGAAGAAATGAAATCCATCCGCTGGGAAAATGCCGCGGATCAACTGATGGCCGTTTACCGCAACGTATCCGGAGGTAACTGA
- a CDS encoding amylo-alpha-1,6-glucosidase, with protein MRFSFDKAACQNTRRALRKEWLLTNGLGDYAGSSILCCNTRKYHGLLTVNTPLGRHVLLSALEESVMGGGKEFFLSTRQHPRTLYPHGHEYLESFRLDQWPEFTYRVGDVRLRREMFLIHGTSRLLLRWSIQGLSKLPPLTLRIKPLLAYRHFHALTRANSHLRVRTQDVPRGFSITPYEGLPTLYMQVRGPFTFLPSPDWFHNVEYMQERERGFPDSEDLFQPGILDIPLPPLPEGGSVYMAVGTEPVAEDGEDLEAIWEAESRARTKAHHNGGGLIGHLAQMGRQFCIETPSGRPAVLAGYHWFDAWGRDTLISLPGLAFYGDRTEFGLRVLEQVAGSLKNGLTPNCFAEDGNHAYNSADASLWYAFAVQCYLQENPEGLNWVREHAWPALKAIVSGYRQGPGMDIFVDENGLLHAGNAHTQLTWMDAQADGRPVTPRHGCPVELNALWYNTLAFVDYLAGVFREPDWEDAKGLRALRTSFFEHFWVTRGGGYLGDVWRDGMLDQSVRPNQILAVSLPYPVLEEQHQPQVVECVRNKLLTPFGLRTLSPDDPGYRGRYEGGPASRDAAYHQGTVWPWLLGHYTDALLRVAWDVDGAVQALLDRVTPLFCDHLTDAGLASISEIFDASPPYRPNGCIAQAWSVAECLRMLIRLKRAAPGVYKAWEKLAAYRLANPISGDTAGVCRVSMTLADDGEPINKTESRRG; from the coding sequence ATGAGGTTCAGTTTTGACAAGGCCGCCTGCCAGAACACCCGCAGAGCATTGCGCAAGGAATGGCTGCTGACCAACGGGCTGGGCGACTATGCCGGCAGCAGCATCCTGTGTTGCAATACGCGCAAATACCACGGGTTGCTCACGGTCAACACGCCGCTGGGACGGCATGTGCTGCTCTCCGCCCTGGAGGAATCGGTCATGGGCGGCGGCAAGGAGTTCTTTCTCTCCACCCGCCAGCATCCCAGGACCCTCTACCCGCACGGGCACGAATATCTGGAAAGTTTCCGCCTGGACCAGTGGCCCGAATTCACCTACCGGGTGGGCGACGTGCGCCTGCGCCGGGAAATGTTTCTGATCCACGGAACAAGCCGCCTGCTGCTGCGCTGGTCCATCCAGGGCCTTTCCAAGCTGCCCCCGCTGACCCTGCGGATCAAGCCCCTGCTGGCCTACAGGCACTTCCATGCCCTGACCAGGGCCAATTCCCATCTGCGCGTGCGCACCCAAGACGTGCCGCGGGGCTTCAGCATCACGCCCTATGAAGGCCTGCCCACCCTGTATATGCAGGTGCGTGGTCCTTTCACCTTCCTGCCCTCGCCGGACTGGTTCCACAATGTGGAATACATGCAGGAACGCGAACGCGGCTTCCCCGACAGCGAGGACCTGTTCCAGCCCGGCATTCTGGATATTCCCCTGCCGCCCCTGCCCGAGGGAGGCAGCGTCTACATGGCCGTGGGCACCGAGCCGGTCGCGGAAGACGGGGAGGATCTGGAGGCGATCTGGGAAGCCGAAAGCCGGGCCAGGACCAAAGCCCACCACAACGGCGGCGGCCTCATCGGCCACCTGGCCCAGATGGGGCGGCAGTTCTGCATTGAAACGCCCTCGGGCCGTCCGGCGGTGCTGGCCGGGTACCACTGGTTCGACGCCTGGGGCCGCGACACCCTGATTTCCCTGCCCGGTCTGGCTTTTTACGGCGACCGCACGGAATTCGGCCTGCGCGTGCTGGAGCAGGTGGCCGGCAGCCTGAAAAACGGCCTTACGCCCAACTGCTTTGCCGAGGACGGCAACCACGCCTACAACTCGGCGGACGCCTCCCTCTGGTACGCCTTTGCCGTGCAGTGCTACCTCCAGGAAAATCCCGAGGGCCTGAACTGGGTGCGCGAGCATGCCTGGCCCGCGCTCAAGGCCATTGTGAGCGGCTACCGCCAGGGTCCGGGCATGGACATCTTTGTGGACGAGAACGGCCTGCTGCACGCGGGCAACGCCCACACCCAGCTGACCTGGATGGACGCCCAGGCCGACGGCCGCCCGGTGACCCCGCGCCACGGCTGCCCGGTGGAGCTGAACGCCCTCTGGTACAACACCCTGGCCTTTGTGGATTATCTGGCGGGCGTCTTCCGCGAGCCCGACTGGGAGGACGCCAAGGGCCTGCGCGCGTTGCGCACAAGCTTTTTCGAGCACTTCTGGGTCACGCGCGGCGGCGGCTATCTGGGCGACGTCTGGCGCGACGGCATGTTGGACCAGAGCGTGCGGCCCAACCAGATTTTGGCCGTCTCCCTGCCCTATCCCGTGCTGGAAGAGCAGCACCAGCCCCAGGTGGTGGAATGCGTGCGCAACAAACTGCTCACGCCCTTCGGCCTGCGCACCCTTTCGCCCGACGATCCGGGCTACCGGGGCCGGTACGAGGGCGGACCGGCCAGCCGCGACGCGGCCTACCATCAGGGCACGGTCTGGCCCTGGTTGCTGGGGCATTACACCGACGCCCTGCTGCGGGTGGCCTGGGATGTGGACGGCGCGGTCCAGGCCCTGCTGGACCGGGTGACCCCGTTGTTCTGCGACCACCTCACGGACGCGGGCCTGGCAAGCATTTCCGAAATTTTCGACGCCTCCCCGCCCTACCGGCCCAACGGCTGCATTGCCCAGGCCTGGAGCGTGGCGGAGTGCCTGCGCATGCTGATCCGGCTCAAGCGGGCCGCACCCGGCGTATACAAGGCCTGGGAAAAACTGGCGGCCTACCGTCTGGCAAATCCCATTTCCGGGGATACGGCCGGCGTCTGCCGGGTAAGCATGACCCTTGCCGACGATGGCGAACCCATAAACAAAACGGAGTCCCGGCGGGGCTGA
- a CDS encoding branched-chain amino acid ABC transporter substrate-binding protein, translating into MKGLHLWLGALALALLLPAAALAADLKVGLMCPLTGKWASEGQDMKNIVSLLVDEANSKGGVNGQKIKLVVEDDAGDPRTAALAAQKLASAGVVAVIGTYGSAVTEASQNILDEAGLVQIGTGSTSVRLTEKGLPLFFRTCPRDDAQGKSAAAAIVKGGYKAVALLHDNSSYAKGLAEETRTALEKAGVKVLFYDALTPGERDYTAILTKLKAAGPDLVFFTGYYPETGMLLRQKREMGWNVPMMGGDAANHQDLVKIAGPEAAAGYFFISPPLPQDMDMPEARNFLTAYKAKYNSVPVSVWAVLAGDAFKVIEAALAAGKTEPEQMAAWLKQLKDMPGLSGALGFDAKGDRVGEFYRTYVVDGKGAFVLQPK; encoded by the coding sequence ATGAAAGGACTGCATCTTTGGCTGGGCGCGCTGGCTCTTGCTCTGCTTCTGCCCGCGGCGGCCCTGGCCGCCGACCTCAAGGTGGGGCTGATGTGCCCGCTCACGGGGAAATGGGCTTCTGAAGGCCAGGACATGAAAAACATCGTCAGCCTGCTGGTGGATGAAGCCAACAGCAAGGGCGGCGTCAACGGTCAGAAAATCAAACTGGTGGTGGAAGACGACGCCGGGGATCCCCGCACGGCGGCCTTGGCCGCGCAAAAGCTGGCCTCGGCCGGAGTTGTGGCGGTCATCGGCACCTACGGCTCGGCCGTGACCGAGGCCAGTCAGAATATTCTGGACGAAGCCGGGCTGGTGCAGATCGGCACAGGTTCCACCAGCGTGCGCCTGACCGAAAAGGGCCTGCCTCTCTTTTTCCGCACCTGCCCGCGTGACGACGCCCAGGGCAAATCCGCCGCCGCGGCCATAGTCAAGGGCGGCTACAAGGCCGTGGCCCTGCTGCACGACAATTCTTCCTACGCCAAGGGTCTGGCCGAGGAAACCCGCACCGCCCTGGAAAAAGCCGGTGTGAAGGTGCTCTTCTACGACGCCCTGACCCCCGGCGAGCGGGACTACACCGCCATTCTGACCAAACTCAAGGCCGCCGGTCCGGATCTGGTCTTTTTCACCGGGTATTATCCTGAAACCGGCATGCTGCTGCGCCAGAAAAGGGAAATGGGCTGGAACGTGCCCATGATGGGCGGCGACGCTGCCAACCATCAGGATCTGGTCAAGATCGCCGGTCCCGAGGCCGCGGCCGGCTACTTCTTCATCAGCCCGCCCCTGCCCCAGGATATGGACATGCCGGAAGCCCGCAATTTCCTGACCGCCTACAAGGCCAAGTACAACAGCGTGCCCGTGTCGGTCTGGGCCGTGCTGGCCGGGGACGCCTTCAAGGTCATTGAGGCCGCGCTGGCCGCGGGCAAGACCGAACCCGAGCAGATGGCCGCCTGGCTCAAGCAGCTCAAGGACATGCCCGGCCTGTCCGGAGCCCTGGGCTTCGACGCCAAGGGCGACCGCGTGGGCGAGTTCTACCGCACCTATGTTGTTGATGGGAAAGGGGCTTTTGTTCTGCAACCCAAGTAA
- a CDS encoding branched-chain amino acid ABC transporter permease: MEQFFQQLLNGLAVGGIYALVALGYTMVYGVLKLINFAHGDLFTIGAYLGLTLLVSCNLSGMLPLPLAVLAVFIMVGLLVALLGFLLERAAYRPLRNAGRLSAVVSALGASIFFQNAVMLIYGARVYVYPDFLRPDFTVHLFGVAVPGVRLLVIAASVLLMLGLSAFIQRTRTGAAIRAVAIDPGAARLMGINVDRIISLVFLIGPGLGGAAGLMVGIYYGQIDFTMGWSYGLKAFTAAILGGIGNIPGAMIGGLLLGVIEALAAGYIAIAWKDAIAFLVLILILIIRPTGILGERTADKL; the protein is encoded by the coding sequence ATGGAACAATTTTTTCAACAGCTTCTGAACGGTCTTGCCGTGGGCGGCATTTACGCGCTGGTGGCCCTGGGCTACACCATGGTCTACGGCGTGCTCAAGCTCATCAACTTCGCGCACGGCGATCTGTTCACCATCGGCGCCTATCTGGGCCTGACCCTTCTGGTGAGCTGTAATCTCTCCGGCATGCTGCCTCTGCCCCTGGCCGTGCTGGCGGTCTTCATCATGGTGGGCCTGCTGGTGGCGCTGCTCGGCTTTCTGCTGGAGCGCGCGGCCTACCGCCCCCTGCGCAATGCCGGTCGTCTCTCGGCCGTGGTTTCGGCCTTGGGCGCGTCCATCTTTTTCCAGAACGCGGTCATGCTGATCTACGGCGCGCGCGTTTACGTCTACCCTGATTTTCTGCGCCCGGACTTCACGGTGCATCTCTTCGGCGTCGCCGTGCCGGGCGTGCGCCTGCTGGTCATCGCGGCCAGCGTGCTGCTGATGCTCGGGCTTTCGGCCTTCATCCAGCGCACCCGCACGGGCGCGGCCATCCGCGCCGTGGCCATTGATCCGGGCGCGGCCCGGCTCATGGGCATCAACGTGGACAGGATCATTTCCCTGGTCTTTCTGATCGGGCCGGGCCTGGGCGGCGCGGCCGGTCTGATGGTCGGCATCTACTACGGCCAGATCGACTTCACCATGGGCTGGTCCTACGGGCTCAAGGCCTTTACCGCCGCCATCCTGGGCGGCATCGGCAACATTCCCGGCGCCATGATCGGCGGCCTGCTGCTGGGCGTCATCGAGGCCCTGGCCGCCGGGTACATTGCCATCGCCTGGAAAGACGCCATCGCCTTTCTGGTGCTGATCCTGATTCTGATCATCCGGCCCACGGGCATCTTGGGCGAACGCACGGCGGACAAGCTATGA
- a CDS encoding branched-chain amino acid ABC transporter permease: MKRMPLYILMGALLCGLPLVCNPYWLDVCVMIGLYALLALSLNVILGQAGIFHMGHAAFYAVGAYVTAILNTLCHWPIFWTMPLAGAAAALFALLVARPIIHLRGDYLLIVTIGIVEIVRIALINDVFGLTGGSNGIFGISRPRFFGYKIVKSVQFYYLVWGMVGVSLLLFYGLWRSRFGRALNYIKEDDVAAEGCGVNVTRYKLLAFVLGAFWAGMAGTVYAAKMVTIAPESFNFMESVIIFAVVILSGGSQLGVLVSAFLFIGLPEVLREFSAARMLIFGLAMMVMMIWRPQGLLPPGPRRYAVPPDIPVLPPDVPPGLPPRLPEDAARGPEPAPAQGRPA, from the coding sequence ATGAAGCGCATGCCCCTGTACATCTTGATGGGCGCGTTGCTCTGCGGGCTGCCCCTGGTCTGCAATCCCTACTGGTTGGACGTCTGCGTGATGATCGGCCTCTACGCCCTGCTGGCCCTTTCGCTGAACGTGATTCTGGGCCAGGCGGGCATCTTTCACATGGGGCACGCGGCCTTTTACGCCGTGGGCGCGTATGTGACGGCCATCCTGAACACCCTCTGCCACTGGCCCATCTTCTGGACCATGCCCCTGGCGGGCGCGGCCGCGGCTCTTTTCGCCCTGCTGGTGGCCCGGCCCATCATCCATCTGCGCGGCGACTATCTGCTGATCGTAACCATCGGCATTGTGGAGATTGTGCGCATCGCCCTGATCAACGACGTCTTCGGCCTGACCGGCGGCTCTAACGGCATTTTCGGCATCAGCCGCCCGCGTTTCTTCGGCTACAAGATCGTCAAAAGCGTGCAGTTCTATTATCTGGTCTGGGGCATGGTGGGCGTGAGCCTGCTGCTCTTTTACGGGCTCTGGCGCTCGCGTTTCGGCCGGGCGCTGAATTACATCAAGGAAGACGACGTCGCGGCCGAGGGCTGCGGGGTCAACGTCACCCGTTACAAGCTGCTGGCCTTTGTGCTGGGGGCCTTCTGGGCGGGCATGGCGGGCACGGTCTACGCCGCGAAAATGGTCACCATCGCGCCGGAATCCTTCAACTTCATGGAATCGGTGATCATTTTCGCGGTGGTCATCCTTTCCGGCGGCAGCCAATTGGGCGTGCTGGTCAGCGCTTTTCTGTTCATCGGCCTGCCGGAAGTGCTGCGCGAGTTTTCCGCCGCGCGCATGCTGATCTTCGGTCTGGCCATGATGGTGATGATGATCTGGCGGCCGCAGGGCCTGCTGCCGCCCGGTCCGCGCCGCTACGCCGTGCCCCCGGACATTCCAGTCCTGCCGCCGGATGTGCCGCCGGGCCTTCCGCCGCGCCTCCCGGAGGATGCCGCGCGCGGGCCTGAGCCCGCCCCGGCACAGGGGAGGCCCGCATGA
- a CDS encoding ABC transporter ATP-binding protein encodes MKLLSLQEVTKIFGGLIAVNDLSFSVDAGSIVGLIGPNGAGKTTVFNCITGNYTPERGRIFFDGEPITGLKPHRVVELGIARTFQSIRLFGKLPVLENVLAGRHCRMKAGLFACMLHTPGQRREEKAAVARCMEELRFVGLADRRAEAAGGLSYGNQRLLEIARALASDPRLLILDEPAGGMNDQETAALVDIIGAIRERGITVLLIEHDMRLVMRICEKLVVLEHGTLIAEGAPEAMRRHPAVIEAYLGADDEKW; translated from the coding sequence ATGAAGCTGCTTTCCCTGCAGGAAGTGACCAAGATTTTCGGCGGGCTCATTGCGGTCAACGATCTTTCCTTTTCGGTGGATGCGGGCAGCATCGTGGGCCTGATCGGGCCCAACGGCGCGGGCAAGACCACGGTTTTCAACTGCATTACCGGCAATTACACGCCGGAGCGGGGCCGGATCTTTTTTGACGGCGAGCCCATTACCGGCCTGAAGCCCCACCGGGTGGTGGAACTGGGCATTGCGCGTACCTTTCAGAGCATCCGCCTGTTCGGAAAGCTGCCCGTGCTGGAAAACGTGCTGGCCGGACGGCATTGCCGGATGAAGGCCGGTCTGTTCGCCTGCATGCTGCACACGCCGGGCCAGCGCCGCGAGGAAAAGGCCGCCGTGGCCCGCTGCATGGAGGAATTGCGCTTCGTGGGCCTGGCCGACCGCCGCGCGGAAGCCGCCGGAGGCCTGTCCTACGGCAATCAACGACTGCTGGAAATCGCGCGCGCTCTGGCTTCGGACCCGCGCCTGCTGATCCTGGACGAACCCGCCGGGGGCATGAACGACCAGGAAACCGCAGCTCTGGTGGACATCATCGGCGCCATCCGGGAGCGGGGGATCACCGTGCTGCTTATTGAGCACGACATGCGCCTGGTCATGCGGATCTGTGAAAAACTGGTGGTGCTGGAGCACGGCACCTTGATCGCCGAGGGCGCGCCCGAGGCCATGCGCCGCCATCCGGCGGTGATTGAAGCCTATCTGGGCGCCGACGACGAGAAGTGGTGA
- a CDS encoding ABC transporter ATP-binding protein translates to MSLLTLSDIRVRYGSVEVLHGINLRVEEGEIVTILGANGAGKSTTLLSISGLVRPCEGEILFEGKPLLRLPSHEVVGLGIAQSPEGRRVFGAMSVLENLRLGAFCIRDKARSERTLEWIFDLFPRLLERKEQLAGTLSGGEQQMLAIGRALMAEPRLLLLDEPSLGLAPLLVRSIFETVRTINERGVTVLLVEQNARAALKLAARGYVLEVGKVVMEDRAENLLADASVREAYLGG, encoded by the coding sequence ATGTCTCTGCTGACCCTTTCAGACATCCGGGTGCGCTACGGCAGTGTGGAAGTGCTGCACGGCATCAATCTGCGCGTGGAGGAGGGCGAGATCGTCACCATCCTCGGGGCCAACGGCGCGGGCAAAAGCACCACCCTGCTGTCCATCAGCGGTCTGGTGCGTCCCTGTGAAGGCGAGATTCTCTTTGAGGGCAAGCCCCTGCTGCGCCTGCCCAGTCATGAGGTGGTGGGCTTGGGCATAGCCCAGTCCCCGGAGGGCCGCCGGGTCTTCGGGGCCATGAGCGTGCTGGAGAATCTGCGCCTGGGCGCATTCTGCATCCGGGACAAGGCCCGCAGCGAACGCACCCTGGAATGGATTTTTGATCTTTTCCCGCGTCTGCTGGAGCGCAAGGAGCAACTGGCGGGCACGCTTTCCGGCGGCGAGCAGCAGATGCTGGCCATCGGCCGGGCCCTGATGGCCGAACCGCGCCTGCTTCTGCTGGACGAGCCGTCTCTGGGGCTGGCTCCGCTGCTGGTACGCTCCATTTTCGAAACCGTGCGGACCATCAACGAGCGCGGCGTCACCGTGCTGCTGGTGGAGCAGAACGCCCGCGCCGCCCTGAAGCTGGCCGCGCGCGGCTACGTGCTGGAAGTGGGCAAAGTGGTCATGGAAGACCGCGCGGAAAACCTGCTGGCCGACGCCAGCGTGCGCGAGGCGTATCTGGGCGGATAG
- a CDS encoding flavodoxin — MSKILIVYGSSTGNTESIAHKLEQQLAAAGQEVTVLNAADASAEHLADGYDAVLFGASAWGEEEVELQDDFAPLFEEFDVMDLKGRKLAAFASGDRDYEHFCGAVDVIEARGKELGAEIMTDGLRLEGDGGSASDEIESFVQAVLKKL, encoded by the coding sequence ATGAGCAAAATTTTGATCGTTTACGGTTCCAGCACCGGCAATACCGAGAGCATCGCCCACAAGCTGGAGCAGCAGCTTGCCGCCGCCGGGCAAGAAGTGACGGTGCTCAACGCCGCCGATGCCTCGGCCGAACACCTGGCCGACGGTTATGACGCCGTATTGTTCGGCGCTTCGGCCTGGGGCGAGGAAGAGGTGGAATTGCAGGATGATTTCGCGCCGCTGTTTGAAGAATTCGACGTCATGGACCTCAAGGGGCGCAAACTGGCCGCCTTTGCCTCGGGCGACCGGGATTACGAACACTTCTGCGGCGCCGTGGACGTTATCGAAGCTCGCGGCAAGGAACTGGGCGCGGAAATCATGACCGACGGCCTGCGCCTGGAAGGCGACGGCGGTTCGGCGTCCGATGAAATCGAATCTTTTGTCCAGGCCGTGCTGAAGAAGCTGTAA
- a CDS encoding cupin domain-containing protein, whose product MQKELFDCFAKGRLTVAGRLPALAVEPWKEHKDFPGVFLKNLVMPELTEGLLSCHLVRIEARRGIGRHAHGTSLELHEVVGGSGVCLTPEGEIAYLPGSMAILPAKTPHEVRAGENGLWLFAKFITLPA is encoded by the coding sequence ATGCAAAAGGAGCTGTTTGACTGCTTTGCCAAGGGGCGTTTGACTGTTGCCGGTCGGCTACCGGCGCTCGCGGTGGAACCCTGGAAGGAGCATAAGGATTTTCCCGGCGTGTTTCTGAAAAATCTGGTCATGCCTGAGCTGACGGAGGGCTTGCTGAGCTGCCACCTGGTCAGGATTGAAGCCCGGCGCGGGATCGGCAGGCACGCCCACGGCACGAGCCTGGAACTGCATGAAGTTGTCGGGGGAAGCGGCGTGTGCCTGACGCCGGAGGGAGAGATCGCCTATCTGCCGGGCAGCATGGCGATCCTGCCCGCCAAGACGCCGCATGAAGTCCGCGCGGGCGAAAACGGCCTCTGGTTGTTCGCCAAATTCATCACGCTTCCAGCCTGA